In Tubulanus polymorphus chromosome 8, tnTubPoly1.2, whole genome shotgun sequence, one genomic interval encodes:
- the LOC141909709 gene encoding uncharacterized protein LOC141909709: MFSSKIFPNQQFVANTTKTMSDSTTSTYIGSNQVAVIELKTVEFGPSAVTQVTETTSTSRPSTVTQVTETTSTSNSKNAGPADTVAGFWATVGSAIGFSIVIAIVIVVTVVLYVHRRNMYNRNTTGVVSEPDVVYECSVGASARIDRRTVPPSTPAAPSAAGVGFIEEVENVEDDDFTAGSVDIEDIGEDGTIYARLDNMSRPDPARLQPSTSRGRTAPRVILGAEEDVGLYGELDFSRPAIPLTELNNH; this comes from the exons ATGTTCTCCAGTAAGATTTTCCCGAATCAACAATTTGTCGCTAACACAACAAAAACGATGTCAGACTCAACCACCAGCACATACATTGGATCGAATCAAGTGGCTGTTATTGAGTTAAAAACTGTAGAATTTG gaCCATCAGCAGTGACACAAGTTACAGAAACCACCTCAACGTCAA gaCCATCAACAGTGACACAAGTCACAGAAACCACCTCAACGTCAA ATTCTAAAAATGCTGGTCCTGCGGACACGGTGGCTGGTTTCTGGGCAACAGTTGGCAGTGCAATCGGTTTCTCAATTGTGATTGCAATCGTTATCGTAGTAACGGTCGTGTTGTATGTACACCGCAGAAACATGTATAACAGAAATACTACTG gtGTGGTTTCTGAACCGGATGTCGTTTATGAATGTTCTGTTGGCGCTAGTG CTCGGATCGACAGACGAACTGTTCCTCCATCTACTCCAGCTGCTCCATCTGCTGCTGGTGTCGGGTTCATTGAAGAAG ttgAGAATGTTGAAGACGATGATTTCACGGCTGGAAGTGTTGATATTGAG gATATCGGTGAAGATGGGACGATCTATGCACGACTAGACAACATGTCCCGACCGGACCCCGCGAGGCTTCAACCGAGCACCTCTAGGGGGCGTACTGCTCCACGAGTGATCCTAGGCGCCGAGGAAGATGTCGGATTGTACGGTGAATTAGACTTCAGTCGACCTGCGATACCTTTAACAGAACTAAACAACCACTGA